The following coding sequences are from one Helicoverpa armigera isolate CAAS_96S chromosome 2, ASM3070526v1, whole genome shotgun sequence window:
- the LOC135118898 gene encoding uncharacterized protein LOC135118898 has product MRKLNLTPLKYLLIIENLTCVFRNYLCLRKCTRCLVTIWVVFETGHMFFNVYYNIVHGQNAELKAQRIYFFSSTAFSIYVMTSSLYFSKRFYKLLSNFDEFYNIFEDDVYNKKMKRAQKVMIWMVVLFCGIKLLVFYIMQVKSEDLENGLVSNTVSEYSVTVNDFRYIFQYFILDCILLIVAEQLRAISRSIDSELSTMMENQRNVGHVEGLPRVVLNYEKINKWAQAYESINESTHLCNSMFSVQLTIMLLIVTAYYIILLYSIAIITVEGVHTVKTLVMNLFSMSVFLLALLVISRAGQKIQNSSQQLRQRLCELCVHTLGNEEYYKLAKDLLRCVRTRPVRIHVFGTLDVNMSMLPSIVVLFTSYTVIALQFNNVL; this is encoded by the exons ATGAGAAAACTGAATCTCACTCCGTTAAAGTATCTTTTGATCATAGAGAATTTGACGTGTGTGTTCAGAAATTATTTGTGTCTAAGAAAATGCACGCGTTGTCTCGTTACCATCTGGGTAGTTTTCGAAACGGGTCACATGTTCTTTAATGTTTACTACAATATCGTGCACGGACAAAATGCAGAATTAAAAGCTCAGCGGATATATTTCTTCTCTTCAACAGCATTCTCCATATACGTCATGACATCCTCGTTATATTTCTCGAAAAGATTTTACAAACTGCTCTCAAATTTTGAcgaattttacaatattttcgaAGATgatgtttacaataaaaaaatgaaaagagcACAAAAAGTTATGATATGGATGgtggttttattttgtggtaTAAAATTATTAGTCTTTTATATAATGCAAGTAAAGTCAGAGGATTTGGAAAATGGATTGGTTTCTAACACTGTATCGGAGTACAGCGTCACCGTGAATGATTTTCGCTACATATTCCAGTATTTTATATTGGATTGTATTTTGTTGATTGTGGCCGAGCAGCTGCGAGCTATCTCGCGATCAATAGACAGCGAGTTGTCCACTATGATGGAAAATCAGAGGAATGTCGGACACGTGGAAGGACTGCCTCGTGTTGTGTTAAATTACGAGAAGATAAACAAATGGGCGCAAGCATACGAGAGTATTAACGAGAGCACACACTTGTGCAACTCAATGTTCAGTGTACAG tTGACTATCATGCTGTTGATAGTGACCGcgtattacataatattgttgtaTTCCATTGCTATCATAACCGTCGAG GGTGTTCACACGGTGAAGACGCTGGTGATGAACCTGTTCTCGATGTCAGTGTTCCTGCTGGCGCTGCTGGTGATATCCCGCGCTGGACAGAAGATACAGAACAGTTCACAACAGCTGCGACAGAGATTGTGCGAGCTCTGTGTGCATACGCTTGGAA ATGAAGAATACTACAAACTAGCGAAAGATCTGCTCCGCTGCGTGCGCACGCGGCCCGTCCGGATCCACGTGTTCGGCACTTTGGACGTCAACATGTCAATGCTACCTTCCATCGTCGTCTTATTTACTTCCTACACAGTTATAGCACTGCAGTTcaataatgtattgtaa